The region TTGGAATGAAACTATCATCTATTTTCTATAATACATCCTTATAACTGAGCTGGTCTTACGAAGTCATGGAAGTGAGGAATACTTCCACAGTTACAGAATTTATCCTTCTGGGCTTCCCTTCTCTTCACCACGTACGGAGCCTCTGCTTCTCAGTGGTTCTCTTGATGTACAGTCTGAGCATTCTGGGAAATGGGTTCATCCTCTTCATCGTCTTTGTGGATCCCAAGCTCCAAACACCCATGTATGGCTTCTTGTGCAACCTGGCCTTTCTGGAGATCTGCTATACCTCCACTGCGGTCCCCACATTGCTGCAGACATTTGTCACTGCAAGGACCACCATTTCCTACCATTGTTGCATGGCTCAGTTTTTCTTCATCTTTTCCCTTGGAACCAttgagctcctcctcctcaccgTGATGTCCTTTGACCGCTACATTGCAATATGCCATCCCCTTCGCTATCCAGTTATTATGACCAAAGCTCTCTGTTTCCAGTTGGCCATAGGATCCTGGTTGACAGGATTCCTTGATATTATATTCCAAGGTGTCACAGTATGGACTCTACCTTTCTGTGATTCCAACGTCATAGACCACTATTTCTGTGACTTTGGGCCACTCTTAAGTTTATCCTGCTCAGACACTCACCACCTTGAACTGCTAGCAATGCTGTCGGCCATCTTCTTTGTGCTTTTCACTTTTCTTCTGATTGTGGTGTCCTACATCTTCATCATCTCCACTGTCCTGCGAATTCCCTCTGCAAGCGGCCGCAAGAAAGCCTTTTCCACTTGCACCTCTCATCTGACTGTGGTCTCCATGTTGTATGGGGCTATTATGTTTATGTACATGAGGCCAAATGCACActcttcatttcatttcagcaaAGCGGTCCCTGTGTTGACTACAATCGTCACCCCCATGCTAAACCCTTTCATATATACTATCAGGAATGTTGAAGTGAAGCAGGCATTCAGGAGGGCAGTTTACAGAAAGGGAAGTTGCTTCAAAGAGAAGTTATTGAGTGTGAGCAATGCCAGCAGAGAGCATTAAATAAGAGGTTTGCAATGGAACCTTCATGCATACTGATGCagtagcaagtcccattgagttcaatgggacttgctgctagttaagtgtgtataggatcacagccttagaaATGGCAGAAAACAGTATTTTATGTCCTCTTTTTGACCAATAGGAAATCGCCAGTTGTGTGTACATGTTTAGTACATACAAAAAATTTAGTATTTTTAGTGATTTTTAAAGTAATTTTAGTACTTTTTTttgtaacaaagaaaaataaaataacatttcAAATTAAATTCTAAATATGTTGCATTCATAAGCAGGTATGGGAGTTATCTATGGTTATCTATCTATGGATATCTATTTTAGTCTATAAACAACTCAAAAAGATCTGTTGTTTTCCAACCTCAAATTGTATTAAAATCATCAAATGTTAATTACAATATGAATGAAAATGGTATGTATATGTGCATGTATATTGTTCTCAATGATTGTACTAGATTATTACAGCCCATGAAGGCGGAAGAGCTGCTTAAGATGGGAGGAACATCCCATCTTATGCAGCTTTTTGCTTGTTTGGAATGTattgttcattttcttttttggtttgATGTTACTCTTCATTTGCTGCCTTTTTTAAGATAGTTATACCCTGGATAT is a window of Tiliqua scincoides isolate rTilSci1 chromosome 5, rTilSci1.hap2, whole genome shotgun sequence DNA encoding:
- the LOC136653587 gene encoding olfactory receptor 6X1-like, producing MEVRNTSTVTEFILLGFPSLHHVRSLCFSVVLLMYSLSILGNGFILFIVFVDPKLQTPMYGFLCNLAFLEICYTSTAVPTLLQTFVTARTTISYHCCMAQFFFIFSLGTIELLLLTVMSFDRYIAICHPLRYPVIMTKALCFQLAIGSWLTGFLDIIFQGVTVWTLPFCDSNVIDHYFCDFGPLLSLSCSDTHHLELLAMLSAIFFVLFTFLLIVVSYIFIISTVLRIPSASGRKKAFSTCTSHLTVVSMLYGAIMFMYMRPNAHSSFHFSKAVPVLTTIVTPMLNPFIYTIRNVEVKQAFRRAVYRKGSCFKEKLLSVSNASREH